gaaaaggaattttccatcccacagcactgagaaattacaccttcctcctccttgaCCCATTTACTATTTTGTAAGACACAACAAAGAATCTCAGCAAAAGGGATAGAAAAACCactgaagataaaaaaaaaaacaagctgtGATGGTACCAGAGCATTCACCAAGGGAGGGATAGAATGTGCCCTTCATGTTTTCCCTTAGCTGGGCAATGACTCAGACCATCACAAGTGCCTTCCCATGACAACTCCTGTTTTCGTGGGACACACAAGCACTTCTCAGCACACCCAGAAACACTGGAGTCACTCAGGGGTCTTCCAGCACCTCTATGGCTCAGATTCAAGTTTCAGGGTGTAAATGGTGACCAGACATCTAAACTTGAGATTCTGACATTGCCCAGGTATCTGATTTTAAATTAGCCATGCTGCTGTAACCTCAGTAAGATCTTTTCCCAACAGCAGCAAGAGTCCACTGGAGCAGAACACTCACAATGAACACACCCCTACTGTTTGGAACACCATTTATTTCTAACTTCcaagaacaaaacacaaatcACTACACTTGGATGTTTGTTCCACAGAAAGTTTTGGGGGAACAGGAAGAGCCTTCCCAGGTGTCAATTGTAGGTCATGTAGCGGGGGGTAGCGCTGAACTTGGCGTAGGATTTGATGACTTTGTTCACCGCCTCCAGGAAATCCTTCTCGGTGGCGATCTTGCGGCGCGCTCGGATAGCGAACATCCCTGCCTCCGTGCACACACTGCGGATCTCAGCGCCTgggagacagacagacagacagggatAACAGCTCAGCACTGactgcctggggacacacacagagctatCCAAGTGCAGGAACAAACACATGCAGCTTACCTGTGCTGTTAGGACACAGCCGAGCCAGCAGCTCAAACCTGATGTCCCTCTCCACACTCATGGAACGAGCGTGGATCTTGAAGATGTGAGTTCGGCCCtgagggaaagggaggaggaCAGAGGTGTTCATGGCATGAAAGAGGTGATGACTCCAGCCTGCAGCTGTCTGCCTCCAGAGCAGAGGCAAATGGAAAATGCATCTTGTATTTGCTGCCCAACTATGGTTTCCCATATCTGGACTGGAATGTCTAAGTGTTCATGACACTAAACTAAGAAAATAACTCTAAAAAGGGCTTTCATTATAGAAGTACCTCAAGAAATCTCTCTCAGAAGAGCCAACCACATTCCAGCTTCTGAAGTAAATTTTGGATCTGGttaaaggattttttctctGTTGAGGCAGGAACATAGTGATTACAGCTGCCTACCATGGCTTCTTGGCCAGGATGGAATCTGTGCATTGTGGAAAAACCTTTGGCACATCTTTAATCCCCCACATTTAAGAGTGCTGCATTTGCTGATTCTCATAAACTTCCAGACAATGATGCCCTAACTTAAGAAACACTCTGCCATCAGAACACACTTGACAGTGAAATAAAGAGTTCTCACCTCGAGATCAGGCAGGCTGAACTCGATCTTCCTGTCCAGCCTGCCAGGCCTCATCAGAGCTGGGTCCAGAGTGTCAGGCCTGTTTGTGGCCATGAGCACTTTGATGTTGCCCCGGGGGTCAAAGCCATCCAGCTGGTTGATGAGCTCCAGCATGGTGCGCTGCACCTCGTTGTCCCCGCCGGCGCCGTCATCGAAACGagcacctgcacaggagacacACGGggagaggcagctccaggcCATGGACTCAGAGTGTCACAGGGGCTGCAACActgtgggacacctggggaAATGACTTTTAAGTGCATACAAGTAATTGTGCAGAGTTAAAAAGGTCCTGAGTACAAAAGGGCCTCTGTCTCACTACATAACAACCGGCCAGGATGCTGGAATTTACccatgtggttttgtttgttttgcccTTCCCTCAACCAAAATCATCCTTATCTCCTATCTATGTAAGAACTGTTCTACTTTCAAAGGacttttcttttgagaaaaataataatgtttaGGAAGTAACAAAGATGTTGAGTGTACTCCAGAAGCTGAAGGGGGTTTAAGTTAACAATACTTTTCTGCAAACAAAATACAGAGGTTCTTCACTAAAGTTCAAATAATCTGAGTGTCCCAAATGTGCAAAAATGGCTTTCCATCTGGGCTATATAAACCACTTCCTGACAGCTTCCTGGACACAGGGTATGCTGGGAGTAGTTTTGCTAACTCAGTATTTACAAGCACTTTTCTTGAAATGCAGCTATCCAGATACAGAACTAAAGAAAACCTGGAAGCTCTCACAGGAGATTAGAACTGTAGCTACTACAAACATACCTCCAATGGCATCAATCTCATCAAAGAATATAAGGCAAGCTTTCTTAGTTCTGGCCATTTCAAAGAGTTCACGAACCATTCTGGCTCCCTGAAAGCAAAATAATCAAGATCTTGTTAAGAGATTTTAGGCACATTAAAGGAAAACTATCAAAACCAAACTTTTCATGCTTCCAAATACTTCTAAGTTTCCAATGTGAAAactctttttatttgtttacatATATACTGGGAGAAGTTTAAAGcttaaagcaatttttaaaggaGATAAAAAATTACTGCTCTTAAACTGAGAAGTATAGATTAAGTAATTTACCTCAGGGCCAATTGAAAAACAAGTGGCAGAGTTGGGAGCAGAATCCTAATTCCAGAATCTTCCTGAACTTTGCAGATTGAACTCTGTACTGCAAAATCCCTCTCCTAAGTGACAGCAAAGCTGAGGTCATGTCACCACTGCCTGACCTGCAGTGATTTGTCTGACAGCTCCTGCCCCCTGCAGCTTCCAAGGACATCCATCCCTCACCCCCAGAGTGGTGTCTGGTACCCAAGGGAGATCTGCAAACCCCTCCACTCCTTTAGGTATTTGCTCTTACCTCCCCCACGTATTTCTGCACCAGCTCAGATCCAATGACTCTGATGAAGCAGGCATCAGTCCTGTTAGCCACAGCACGGGCACAGAGCGTTTTGCCTGTGCCAGGTGGCCCAAACAAAAGCACTCCTTTGGGAGGCTCAATTCCCAGGTTCACAAATCTCTCAGGCTGTAATAAAGGGAGCCAGAAGGCAAGGTTATGTGCAAATTAAATATTATGTGTATCACAGCATATATGCAAATCAAGGAAATCATTAATGAAGAGCAAGGTAAatgaggctgggctggatttAACATGGTAAAACCTGACTTCCTTTCATTGAACTGTTTACACTCAGTAACATTgtcttttcttgctttttcagATGCTCACAGATGGCCAGAATACCTCCAAAATAATAGAGGCTTCAATCTGGAGGTTACTTACGTGAAGCAGAGGGGTTTCCACCACCTCTCTCAGCTTTTCAATCTGCTCTTTACAGCCACCAACATCACTGTAAGTGACATCAGGTTTTTCTTCTACCTGCACAACAAAGAGGTGAGTGAGCAGTTACCAGCCTGGTGCAACAAATCTCCACAGGCTTTCAACAGCCCACAACAAAATCCAGCAAAAGGAATCACAATTACAAGATAAAGCCACGTCAAAATAAGTAAAGGCAACTCTCACTTGCATCATGGTGACTGTGGGATCAATCTTTGGAGGCAAGGGGATGTGGATTTGGTACTTGTTTCTGTCCACCCTGGTGAGGAAGCACAAAGACTATTATTGTAACACTGGTTAAGTAAAGTGTTTTGTAGAAACAACTCTGTAAATGAGAGACTGAATTCTTGAGCTGTTCTTTTCTCTGGCATcaagacagcccagccctgaaaGTTAATAGTCAGGTAGGCCAGATACTGGAATTCTTTCTGTAGAGAATTTTAAGGTTTCCAAAACTATTAATTCcaaagtattttgaaaattaaatttcaaaacaTCCCACAGAGCAAACTGGCAAAATATTGACTCTTAAAGTAACAGGTTTTACATCATCAGTGAACATTTCCTGGCTGTTTAAAGTGTAACCTCAGAGTGCCAAAGAAGGATCCTACACAGGCTCCCTGaaagctggcactgctggggcctGAACTGAAAGGTTTCTGTCCAATGACACATGGGTTTGGTCAATTTTTGTCAAAATAACATCAAAACAAGATTCCAGCAGAGCATGCAGGTGAGTTACTGACATCCAAGAGAAAGACAGCAGTGGTGCAATTTCAACCACTGCAAAAACTGGAAATGAAGGCTTGCTGACCTGTCAAACTACAACATGAAATAACTCAGAGAAAGCTTCAGTCTGCAGGAAGACTCACAAGAACAGAAAAACTTTGCATACCCAACTCTCATGCCTTCTTCTATGTCAGTAGGTGCCACCTGGTCACTGAGATCCACCACAAACTTGGCAAATTGCTTGACATTGATAATGTACTTGGGATCCTCGGAGTCTGCATTGATGATCTTTGTGCACCTAACACACAAACACAACTGACCCTCCAGGCACACAAACTGCTTATAAGCATGAGCATCAAGAGAGTCACATTTTCCAAATACACCAGAATCCCTCCTGTACTTGTGATTACACCTTTTCAGCCTCATTCAACAACTGCAGAAGTAAGCACAAGTATGAAATACATCACACATAATGACAGTGGTAAAAAGCACTTTCAATATGCACAACATGGAATTCTTTTTATAAAAGAAGTCCATACATAAGCtataaatcagatttttaacACTATGGAGCTCTACTGGAAGAGTAAGAGTGCTCCCACCTTGCAACTTGCAATGGTTGCTCACTTTGCAGAGTTTGTTTATCTGCAGCCAGATCCcaaagggcaggaggagccaggCCAGTGTCAGATTCCTTGATTCCTGCGTGCAGCACAAACAAGCTGAGGAGGAAACAGCTCACTGGGATGTCAGCCATCCTTCCCAGAGCAAAACTCAGAGATAACCCTGCAGGAAGCTTTTTGAGAGACCTCCAAAACAACACACACATATCTTTGATGGATTTCCTAAAGAACAAGTTTCCTAAGGCAAGAGCCTACGTGACCATGCCAGCTGAACACACAAATCCCAGCCTGGCCACCCTCCCAGCCAATTCTGCAGTGTGGGGATGAttacagcaggacagagcaTTGATACTGGATATCTACATTTCACTAAAGGACTGAAACTCTTGAGTGTTTTCACTGAGCTCCAGTGCAAAGTATCAGAAACTAAGGGATTCACACAgataaaaccccacaaatctTCCAAAACATGCATGTAACAAGTACCATCTCCATTATGGATTTAAAAGAATCAACATTATTTTACAAGAGAAATTTCTGTCTTCCTGGCACAACT
This region of Ammospiza caudacuta isolate bAmmCau1 chromosome 5, bAmmCau1.pri, whole genome shotgun sequence genomic DNA includes:
- the PSMC2 gene encoding 26S proteasome regulatory subunit 7 isoform X2 — its product is MPDYLGADQRKTKEEEKEDKPIRALDEGDIALLKTYGQSTYSRQIKQVEDDIQQLLKKINELTGIKESDTGLAPPALWDLAADKQTLQSEQPLQVARVDRNKYQIHIPLPPKIDPTVTMMQVEEKPDVTYSDVGGCKEQIEKLREVVETPLLHPERFVNLGIEPPKGVLLFGPPGTGKTLCARAVANRTDACFIRVIGSELVQKYVGEGARMVRELFEMARTKKACLIFFDEIDAIGGARFDDGAGGDNEVQRTMLELINQLDGFDPRGNIKVLMATNRPDTLDPALMRPGRLDRKIEFSLPDLEGRTHIFKIHARSMSVERDIRFELLARLCPNSTGAEIRSVCTEAGMFAIRARRKIATEKDFLEAVNKVIKSYAKFSATPRYMTYN
- the PSMC2 gene encoding 26S proteasome regulatory subunit 7 isoform X1 produces the protein MPDYLGADQRKTKEEEKEDKPIRALDEGDIALLKTYGQSTYSRQIKQVEDDIQQLLKKINELTGIKESDTGLAPPALWDLAADKQTLQSEQPLQVARCTKIINADSEDPKYIINVKQFAKFVVDLSDQVAPTDIEEGMRVGVDRNKYQIHIPLPPKIDPTVTMMQVEEKPDVTYSDVGGCKEQIEKLREVVETPLLHPERFVNLGIEPPKGVLLFGPPGTGKTLCARAVANRTDACFIRVIGSELVQKYVGEGARMVRELFEMARTKKACLIFFDEIDAIGGARFDDGAGGDNEVQRTMLELINQLDGFDPRGNIKVLMATNRPDTLDPALMRPGRLDRKIEFSLPDLEGRTHIFKIHARSMSVERDIRFELLARLCPNSTGAEIRSVCTEAGMFAIRARRKIATEKDFLEAVNKVIKSYAKFSATPRYMTYN